agcagccgggacagagcCAGCGCCCGTGTcgtgtgccggcactgcgggtggaggTCCAcgcgctgcgccacagcgccggccccgggcgTTCTTTATGAGCTCCCGTGCCCCGCTGGAGCCATCTGGTGGTGCCTGGGCTGTGTGGAGGCTGAGCCATGGCCAGGCACCGCCAAGCTAAGCAGGACCTGTCCTGTccgccccccccccgctcctCTTGGGGCCCAGGGGGGCtcacacagcccccacccccagctacagcaactccctccctccccagctagaagccaggagcttcttctaggtctccgacgtgggcagcaggggcacaagcacttgggccatgtccactgctttcccaggccacagcagggagctgcatcgggagtggagcagccaagtcgaactggcgcccgtgtgggacgctggccctgcaggccggggctttaacctgctgacgTGTGTGGCTGTACCAGCAGCCGTCTCCCGTGCCCACGGCTGTGTCCAGCCACATCGTCCCATACCGCAGCCTGCAGCGATGGAGCCCGGGTCGCCCGTGGGCTGTGACAGGCAAAGGGGAAGGGGTGGCCCCGGGGGACCCTGGACCACGGCAGTGGCTGCCGCCTGTGGGGCCCACGCGAGAAACCGCACCCAGGATGGGGAAGCCAGCAACTCTGCACGACTACAGCAATAACCACGCGGTCCAGGCTGTGAGCTTTAAATACGAAATTCTATTTACAATCGGGCGCTGCAGGGCCTCGCTGGCCACATGGCCCACGGCCACTGCTGCGTGCCCTTCCGCGGCCGGCAGGACACGTCCTGGGAGCACGCCTCCGGCACGACACGGCCCCTCCAGAGCTGCCAGCCCCGGGGGCGGGGGACGACCCAGCGTCCTGCTGTCCCGGGGGCCTTGGGCTCCTTCAGCTCTGCGCCGAGCCGGGCACGTGCCCAGGCCCcccctcactgtgtctccatCGCAACCGTGGGCCTCAGAATCCAATGTGGGGCCTCCCGTGGATCCTGGGTGCTGTGGCCGGCGTCCGGAAGCTCCTGGGGCACCGCGGAGGCGGGGGCGGCCTCGGCGGGGCTGTCGGAGGCCGAGGACTGGCTGGGCAGGGAGGCCTCTGGGCCATCCGGAGACCCTGGGGGGGGCTTGTACAGGTAGCAAGCACTGGCGAAGAAGATGAAGCCCAGCACCTGCGGAGGGAGGGGGAGCGCTGGGAGGGGAGCCCggcccaccccacagcccctTCCGGCCAGCCCACCCTCCCCGAGGCCTGTACACCTTTCCCAGGGGGCCAGCTCCCACAGGGGCACAGGTGGAGCCGGGAGCAGGGGAGCCCCAGCCCTCGCCCCACCCCCCGATGTGGCCAGGTCTCTGTGGATGCAATTGGGCCCCCGGACTCGGGGTGGGGTCCCTGGACTCGGGGTGCGGCCCCTGGACTTGGGGTGGGGCCCCCGGACTTGGGGTGCGGCCTCTGGACTTGGGTGGGCCCTCTGGACTCGGGGTGGGGCCTCTGGACTCGGGGTGGGGCCCCTGGACTCGGGGTGGGGCCCTTGGACTTGGGGTGGGGCCTCTGGACTCGGGGTGGGGCCCCTGGACTCGGGTGGGGCCTCTGGACTCGGGGTGGGGCCCCTGGACTCAGGGTGGGGCCCCTGGACTCGGGGTAGGGCCCCTGGACTCGGGGTAGGGCCCCTGGACTCGGGTGGGGCCCCTGGACTCGGGGTGCGGCCTCTGGACTCAGGTGGGGCCCTGGTCTCGGGTGGGCCCTCAGGTGCTGGGCACCTTTCCAGGGAGGGGGGCTGGGACAAgaggcctgggggagggtgggggcgtgGCAGAGGTGTCCTGGGCCCACTGCTGCCTGGAGCCAGACAAGGCCCTGGAAGGCGCCGAGCCCACAGCACCTGGAGAACGTGCAGACCCCGGGGGTCGGCCTCTGCTGtgtggaaggcagagaaatgTGACGCGGAGAGGCCGCCCAGGCTGCCGGCCACAGCAGGCCTCGCGGACGCCACCAGGCCGGCCGCGGTGCGCAGGGAGCGAGGACACCGGGCAGAACCCAGCGCGCTTCCTGGAGCGTCTCCCTGGGCCCCAGGGTGGGCGTGGGGGGGGCTGGCTGTGTGGCGACTCAGGGAGCAGCAAAGGCCACGCGGGACTTCTGGAGGGGACGCTGCCGGGTCCTGCTGGCACCCGGCCTGTGGCCCTGCAGCCGAGTCACCCCGGGACAGCCACAGCCCATCCGAGGGCCCGGacgatgcacctgggaggcagccggtggtggcctaagtgcttgggtccctgcagcccatgtgggaggcccgggaggagctccaggctcctggctctagactggcccagccctggctgttgcggccatctggggagggacccagtgggcatttggagagtggactggCAGATGGGGCACAGGACAATCAGCACTTGCAGGGCTTTGGGAACCAGCCCCACACGGGCGTGGACTCCCCAGCAGGGACACAGATGCGGGGCAGAATCGCGGGGCGGGGGCTCCCCAGCAGGGACACGGATGCGGGGCAGAATCGCGGGGCGGGGGCTCCCCAGCAGGGACACGGATGTGGGGCAGAATAGCGGGGTGTGGGCTCCCCAGCAGGGACACGGATGCGGGGCAGAATCGCGGGGCGGGGGCTCCCCAGCAGGGACACGGATGCGGGGCAGAATCTGGTCTGGAGCTCCCCCCCGGGCCCTGCACGGCTGTTCTATGCTGACCCCGGGAGAGGCTCTGGTGACCTCTGGCTCGAAGCTGCCCCCTTCCGGAAGCTCCCCCTGGCCCCTGCAGGCTGACACCCCAACCCCGAGCCGGCCTGGAATCCTCGGAACCCTGGGATCTCAGTGTGTTCTGAAGCTTTTGTGCGCTCTCCTCTACGGGAAGAGAAAGCCAAAGCAGACACGGGGCCTCCGCCCGGGCAGCCCAGGCACCGGTCACTGCCGGAGGTCCCTAGCggctggagggcaggggctcGGGCTGGGAAACCCCAGGGGCTTCGGGGTGCACGGCTGACAGAGGATGCGGCCCCGGAAGCAAACGGAAGGGGCTGTTTCCTCTCCAAGCTGTGCAGGCCgccccaggagcaggagctgtggGGGCCTGGCCAGGGCGCCCCACAGTCTGCCCGGGCCCTGCCCCCCTCCGCCTGCAGCTTCAGTCCGAGACCGGCTGCGAGGAGGTGGCAGCTGGGAGCTGCCCCAGGGCCGCCGCAGCAGGCCAGGCCCACCTTGTACGTGAGCCCCACGCCAAGCATGGAGCGGCTCATGGCCGCGTTCTGGTACACAAAGCAGGAGCCCTGCTGGCCACACTGGTCCTGCCAGAGCAGGCACGCCTTGTCCATCACCCAGCCGAACGCGATGGGCCCTGGGATGCCCCCTGTGGAGAGAGGGGCGTGCTCAGTGCCCACCGCTGCGGGGCGAGGGACCCGGCACCCCACGTCCCTTTCTCTGGGGTCTCggccctgggcgggggcgggggactCTGGCACAAAGCCTCTGGGCAAGTGAATGGCAATGGCGCCCTCTAGTGGACAGTGAGGGGATGATGGGCGGGACGCGGGCTGGGGGCCCCGGCGCAGGGCACAGTACCTAGTGTTCTAACGAGGATCCACTGGATTCCAAGCGCAAAGGATCTCTGCCGCTCATGGACACACCTGCACCGGGAAACAGCGTCAGCCCCCACGGGGCGCGGCCGCATCACCGCGCCCCCTGGTGGCGGCTCGGGGCCAGAGGTCAGCGGTCCTGAGCCCGGCCGGGCTTACCGTAGCGTGGCGGTCAGCGCGGGGATGCTGCTGAGGAAGGTGAAGACAATGACAACGAACACGAACACCAGCAGCAGGGGCCTGGCCCGGCACGGCGCAGCGCACTTCCCCGCGGTCGCGTGGCCCAGGCCCGAGGACAGGTTGTGAGCGACACAGATACAGCCTCGGTGCACCTGAGGgccagccacagcgccggtcacaggcagaaggggcggggcccCAGGGCCTGGCGCACGAGCGGGGGCAGCGGGCAGCGCCATGCTCACCTGCTGGCCGTCAGGGCCCGGCTCGGTGGCTGCGGGGCAGCCCGCGTGGCAGGGGGAGTAGTAGGTGAGGCCGTCGGAGCCGCACACGGGGCTGTAGTGCTGGGGCCCGCAGCCGCAGGAGGCGTTGCAGGCCGCGGCGGGCGTCGGGCGGCCTCCGGGCAGCGGGCTGGGGGGAGCGGCAGGGGTCAGGAATGGAGACCGGAGCCTGGCAGGCAGGgagccgcccggcccggcccccgcccgcccgcccgccgggcAGTGCACACAGGCGCCTCACCTGCCGTCGTGGGCGGCCGGCAGCCCTGCCACGGGCGCGTGGGGGCAGTGCGTGAGGAAGACCAGGGTGGCCAGCAGGCTGGTGAGGGCGCAGAGCAGGCAGAGCCTGACCACGCCCGAGCCCCGCAGCTTGAACCTGTTCACGAAGAAGCCACCCAGGAACgtgccgccgccgcccgccggcaCCACCAGGAACCCTGCGGGAGGCGGGAAACTGAGGCGAggcctgcgggggcgggggcgggagcccGGCACCCGCGGTCCCTCCTCCCGGCCAGCCTCGCGCCCCCGCCCACCAAGGCCAAGCGTGGCGGGGATTGTCCACAGAAGCCTGTGCCACGTGGAGTCGGCAGCGGGGACGGGGCCCTCACGCTAACAGGTGCGCAGGGTGGGGCATGGGGGGAGGAGGGCCCCCCAAGGGGAGTCCCACAGGTCCTGGGACTGAGACCTTCaagagtggggtgggggtctgCCAGCGAGAGGGGCTGAGGAAGGGGGGGCCCTGGGACGGCAGGGGAAGGCCAGGAGGGGTGTCTGGGGTGACACGGCTCCACCCGCCCCGGCCAACCTTGCCCACCTGGCACCTCCCACCAAGCGTGTgattggcacacagcaggtgcagtggaCACTGGTGGAGCGAGGGGGTCTGAGGGGGCCCCCAACCCCACAGACCCTGCGGGGCCAGCTGGCCTCtgggcccaggccccacccctttCCTCCCCCTGGGGGACCACTGGccttccccagggccagcaggctgTGGTCAGCACTGCCCACGCGCCGCCACCTCTCGGCCCGCCAGGCCctccctgccagcccagcccacatCTGCCCCCCACCTCGCGCCCCGTCTCGGTTCCCCACGGCCCCTGGCACCGCAGAGACCGCACGATTCTGCTTCCTCACCGAACAAGGTGGCGGCCTCCGAGGCACTCAGGCTGAACTGGGCCTCGAAGAACTTGGGCCCGAACGTGGACATGCCGGTGATGAGCGTGGCCTCCGTGGCCCCCGCCAGGCACAGCAGGACGAACACAGGGTTCCTCAGGAGCAGCCAGATGGAACTggacggcggggggggggggcgcagagACGGAGGGTCAGCGTGGGGCGGGGCGCGCGGGAGCCGCAGCTCGAGGCCCagcggggaggggcgtggggcgggggcggggaggggcgtggggcgggggcggggaggggcggggcggggcggcgaggAGCGCCCTGCAGGCTCCAGAGAAAACAGAAGGGGTGCAAGGGGCGGCCCCGGCGGCCAGGGAACCGAGGGCCGCGGAGGGGCAGGGCCTCAGCACCGCGCCGGGCCTCGGTTCCAGCCTTGGACGGGGGCAGACCCCGGTGACCGAGACGGGCGGCGGGAGAGAGCtgcctggggaaggggtgggcGCCACATCCAGGGACTGGGCCACAGGTTGGCTGGAGGGCCCTCCCGGGAGACCCCAGGCGGGCGAGGCTGGCTCCCTCCTCGTGGTTTGCACGTGGCCACCGGAGGGCTGTAGGGCCCCCTGGGCAGCCTGCTGCTCCGCCCGCAAGTCTGGCCTGGGACCCTCTGAGCGCCGGGGGACCTGTGCGCCACTGGCCCCGGGGGAGGACAGCTTCAGGCCCCCTACACCCCGGGGTGGCCCTGACCAGACTCCCTGGGGGTTGGCACAGAGACCGGAGCCTGACAGAACCCAGCTCCACATCGGTGCCCACGTGAGCTGAGAGGGGACCAGGGGGAGGGTCGCTGTCACTGCTCCCACGTCAGAGACCACGCTACGTGGAGGCCACAGAACCAGCAGTGGCCACAGAGCCACAGCAGCCGGCGAAGGGAAACCCCCAGGCCGTGCTGCccgctgctcccctccccactgGAGACCACGGATCCTGAGGGGCCGCACCCCTGCCTGCCGCGTGTCGCCCGGCAGGCACCCCCCAGGGCGGGAACCCTTTGAGTCCACCCCGTCCCCGGCAGGAGAGCCATGCTCCCGCCCCTGCCAGCTCTACAGATGGCTGTGACAACTCCCGGTGCTTGTCACTCAAACGCTCCTCACGCAGAGGACCTGGGCCAACAGCCCCCGTTCTGACGGGCGAGTGTGTGTGGTGCAGCTGTCTGGGGGCCAGCAGTGGCCGGAGGGGCGGCTGCTTAGAGAAGGAGCCGCTCCGGCTTCATGGACACCAGCGGGGTCCCGGCCGAGCCCCGCCTTTGTCCCTCCGGCCAACCGCGGACCGCCGCAGCACGGCCAAGGACGTGCACATGCTGGGGTGTGGGGCCCGGTGCCGGGGGGAGCTTGGCCAGGCTCCAGCGAGGGTGTGGTGGcctctgtgggatgcaggctttgtCGGCCCCAGCCGGGGCTCTGAGGGTGGGCACCGGGCCAGGACTCGCTTACCCTCATCAACCAGGTCAGGGAACTCAGCCGGGGCGGGCGTCCCCCTGGCTTGGGGCTCCCACTGTGCACACCTCGCCCGGAGCCCGGCGGCCTCACTCAGCCCTGAGCAGCTCTGTGTGcgagccccccagcccctgggccgcaggggtcaggggtcacacCCCCTCTGCGGTGGGCCGAGCCCCTCCCTCGCCAGGACATCCTGCTGGGTGCCCTGCGGGGTGAGGAGGGGGGCCGCATTCCAAGAGCCCGCAGGCCCCACGTGGCCCGTGAGGCCCAGGGGCTCAGGACTTCCGGCCCTTGCTCTGTGAGTGAAGCCAGGAAGGCCAGGGGGAGCCTGGCAGGCCGTGGGCTTGGGAAAGCCAGGCCAGACGGGCgggtgggggaggcggggcaTGGAGGCGGCAGCACTTGGAGCTCCCGGGCGGAGGTCCAGGCCACGCTCAGCGGGACGGCAGCAGGTCCCAGGCTGCTCGAGGGGGCTCCCAGGAAGGGTATCAGGGTCCCTGAGACCCTGCTGGGGACCCTGCAGCACCCAGGCCCGCAGGAAACCTCGGGCCGGCAGGTGCCAGGACAGCCGGGGCCCTGCACAGCGGCTGCTGTCCCTACCCGGTCCCTGGATGGTCCTGGATGGCCCCTCCTGGCCCCCCGCCTGGCCCCTCCTGGCCCCCGGTTTGTCCCTGGGCACTGGGCAGCTTGGCCCGAGCCCCTTGGGGCTGCTATGCAGAGGTTCCTGGGTTCGTGGGGGG
The window above is part of the Oryctolagus cuniculus chromosome 11, mOryCun1.1, whole genome shotgun sequence genome. Proteins encoded here:
- the SLCO4A1 gene encoding LOW QUALITY PROTEIN: solute carrier organic anion transporter family member 4A1 (The sequence of the model RefSeq protein was modified relative to this genomic sequence to represent the inferred CDS: inserted 1 base in 1 codon); the encoded protein is MPQHSMGDTPFDPRSQLLLLSPSTALDQESGLDPLPPSRVPCPGAAQSPLACSSQPPCQLPAQKPGGQAAREVRYESAGPRATACGWWAFTPGCLQVFNTPQGFLLFLCAAAFLQGMTVNGFVNTVITSVERRFDLHSYQSGLIASSYDIASCLCLTFVGYFGGQGHKPRWLGWGVLLMGAGSLVFALPHFTAGRYEARVAEGAGACPSNRSVACADRTSGLSSYRLVFMLGQFLHGMGATPLYTLGVTYLDENVKSSHSPIYIAIFYTAAILGPAAGYLMGGALLTIYTDVGQRTELSTASPXWVGAWWIGFLGSGVAAVLIAIPILAYPRQLPGSQRYVVMRAAETHRLGDGGHKATSSPDFGRTVRDLPLSIWLLLRNPVFVLLCLAGATEATLITGMSTFGPKFFEAQFSLSASEAATLFGFLVVPAGGGGTFLGGFFVNRFKLRGSGVVRLCLLCALTSLLATLVFLTHCPHAPVAGLPAAHDGSPLPGGRPTPAAACNASCGCGPQHYSPVCGSDGLTYYSPCHAGCPAATEPGPDGQQVHRGCICVAHNLSSGLGHATAGKCAAPCRARPLLLVFVFVVIVFTFLSSIPALTATLRCVHERQRSFALGIQWILVRTLGGIPGPIAFGWVMDKACLLWQDQCGQQGSCFVYQNAAMSRSMLGVGLTYKVLGFIFFASACYLYKPPPGSPDGPEASLPSQSSASDSPAEAAPASAVPQELPDAGHSTQDPREAPHWILRPTVAMETQ